A stretch of DNA from Serinibacter arcticus:
CGGGCGCACGACGACGGCGGGGGTGCAGCTCGCGCTGCACCCCCGCCGTCGTCGTCCGGACGGGTCGCCGTCAGTCCACCGAGGGCGGGCTGACCGGGCTGACCGGGGAAGCGGGCGTCACGGGCGAGACCGGGCTCGGCGGCGTCACCGGGCTGACGGGCGACGCCGGCGTCACGGGGCTGACCGGACTGGCCGGGCTCACGGCCGTGACCGTCGTCGTCGTGCTGTCGTCGCCCGTCCAGGCGGGGTTCGAGGCGCTCGGCGCGGCGGGGGCAGGCGTGACGGCCGGGGCGGGCGCGGCGGGCGCGTCCGTCCTCGGGGCGGCGGGAGCGGGCTGGGTCGGCGCCGGGGTGGTGGGCGCCGACGTCGCGCTCGGCTGCTCGGTCGCGCTGGGGACGCTCGGGGTGGTGGGCGACGGCGTCGCTGAGCCGGCGGCCGGGGCCGCGGGCACGGTCAGCGACGGCGAGTCGGTGACCGTGGGCGTGTCGGCGACGGCGACGGCAGCGCTCCCGCCCGCGAGGCCGAGCGCGCCGAGAGCTGCGGTGACGATCCAGGTCCTGCGATTCATGACATCTCCTTGGTGGTGATGGTGGTGGGGTTCCCCGAGGCGACGCTGCGGGGCAGCGGCACGGTCGGGAGGGACGCACGGGCGCACCAGGCACCCGCGAGATCGAGGAGCGCGGTCACGCGCTCTGGGGCGACCACGCCGACGAGGGCGAGGACGACGGCGGCCGTGCGCGCCGCGAGGGCGGCGGCGTCGCCGGCGTCGGTGCGGCGGGCCTGCGCCCACCACCGCTCGACGGCGGTGCGCGCGCGCTGCGCGGCGACGTCGGCGGCGGCCGAGCCGTCGGTCGACGTCGCCGCGACGCTCGCGTGGGCGAACAGGCAGGCGAGGTCGTCGACCCGGTGGCCCCCGCCCACGCGGTCGACGTCGAGGACGCCCGCGAGCTCGGCCGTCGGGCCGGGACGGACCACGAGGTTGGCCGCGTGCAGGTCGCCGTGCGTCGGGACGACGGGCCAGCGCCGTGCCGTGCGCGCGATCCGGGCCACGACGGCGTCGGCCAGCCGGCGCAGCCGCACGGCGACGTCGCCGTCGAGCACCCCGGTGAGGGCCAGGAGCTGGGCCGGGAGGTCCTGGGCGAAGGAGGTGGTCGACCCGAGGCTCGCGCACGCGGGGTCCATCCGGTCCAGGAGGGCGACGATCTCGTCGAGGTCGGGCGCCCGGCGTCCGTCGGCGATCGCCTCGGCGAGCGTCGCGCCCGGGACCTCGGCCAGCACCAGCACCCCGGGGGCGGGGCGAGCGGTGACCCGGGGCGAGCCGAGCGCCGCCGTCCCGACGTGCTGACGCACGAGCCGGTCGGCCACCGCGGGGCGGACGACCTTGAGGTAGCCCGTGACGCCGTCGACCCCCGTGGCGCGCACGACGGCGCGGCGCAGCGGGCGGTAGGTGACGACCTCGAGCCCGGTCGTGCCCGGCAGCCACGCGGCCACCGCGGCCACGTCGCACGCCGCCGCGAGGCCCGGCAGCGCCGGGTCGCCCGGGTGACGCCAGACGGCGACGTCCAGCTCGCCGTCCTGCAGCAGCGCGACCCCGCCGGCCGCCAGCGCGAGGGGCGCGGTCGAGGCGACGAGGTAGTCCGAGACCGCCCCGGACGCGTCGTAGGTGACGTCGTAGCCGACGCTCGTGCCGTCGGTGCGGTGCTGCACGCGGTCGACGCGGACGGCGAGCTCCACCTCGGGGGTCAGCCCGATCGCGGCGCGCACCAGGTCCTCCGCGCCGGGGCCGCACAGCAGGCCGGCGGCCGGCGCCGTGGTGGTGCGGGCTGTCCTCGTCATGGCACCCATGTCACCCGGTGGGTGTGAGACACCCGTGAGGGGTCGATGAGAGGTCTCTCATGCTGCCTAGACTCGGGGGCGATGCGAGACCTCGCGGCACTCCCCAAGGCCCACCTGCACCTGCACTTCACCGGCTCGATGCGCCCGGCCACGCTGGCGGAGCTGGCGGCCGAGCAGGGCCGGCGTGTGCCGGCGGCGCTGCTCGACGGCGTCGCGGACGTCCCGGCGGACGTGCGCGGCTGGTTCCGGTTCCAGCGCTTGTACGAGGCGGCCAGGGCCGTGGTCCGCACCGAGGGCGCGATGCGCCGGGTGCTGCGCGAGGCCGTCGAGGACGACGCCGCCGAGGGCTCGCGCCGGCTGGAGATCCAGGTCGATCCGACGTCGTACGCCCCGCACGTGGGCGGCCTCGTGCCGGCCCTGGAGATCGTGCTCGACGAGGCGCGGCTCGCGCAGGAGGCGACCGGTGTCTCGGTCGGGGTCGTCGTGGCCTCCTCCCGGATGCGGCACCCCTTCGAGGCGCGCACGCTGGCCCGGCTCGCGGCGCGCTACGCCGGCGACGGTCCCGGCGAGGTGGTGGCCTTCGGCCTGTCCAACGACGAGCGCCGCGGCGAGACGGCCGACTTCGCGCCCGCGTTCGCGATCGCGGCGAGAGCCGGGCTGCCCGGGGTGCCGCACGGGGGCGAGCTGCTGGGCCCCGACCACGTGCGCGACGTCGTGGAGCACCTCCATCCCCGGCGCCTCGGGCACGGCGTGCGTGCGGCCGAGGACCCCGCGCTGCTGGCCGAGCTGGCCGAGGCCGGGATCGCGTGCGAGGTCTGCCCGGCGTCCAACGTCTCGCTCGGGGTCTTCCGGGAGTCGCGGCACGTCCCGCTCACCGCGCTGCTGGAGGCCGGGGTGCCCGTCGCGCTCGGCGCCGACGACCCCCTGCTGTTCGGCACCCGCCTGCTGGCCCAGTACGCCGCCGCGCGCGCCGTGCACGAGCTCGACGACGACGCCCTCGCCACGCTCGCGCGCGACTCGATCGGTGCCAGCCTCGCCCCCGAGCGCGACCGCCGGACGTGGCTGGCCGAGGTCGACGCGTGGCAGGCCGCCCGCGACTGACCTCGGTCGCGAGGGTCCGCTACTGCGCGAGTCGCCGCACCAGCGGCAGCCGGCTCGGGGCCGTCAGCCACGCCCCGGCGACCGCGAGCACCGGGACCACGACGGCGATGCCCGCGACCCACAGCCACGGCACCGTCACGGGAACCTGGACGCCGTACGCGAGCGCCCGCCCGGCGGCCCACCCGTAGGGATCCGTCAGGGTCCACCGCGCGAGGATCCACCCCAGCAGCAGCCCGAGAACGACGCCCAGGCCGACGCCGGTGACGGCGATCACCGCCGCCTGCGCGCCCGCGACGCTGCGCCGCACGCGTGCGGGCGCCCCGACGGCGGCGAGCGTCGCGAGGTCGGCGCGCGTCTCCGCCGCCGCCAGCCCGACGCTGAGCCAGGTGGCGCCGAGCGTCACCACGGCGGCGACGGCGACCAGGAGGAGCAGGAGGATCTGCGACCGGCCGCGGTACGGCTCCTGCACCTCGAGGCTCCCGGCGCCCGCGGAGCCGGTGACCCGATCGGCCCAGCCGCGGTCGTAGGGCGCGTCGACACGCACGACGCCACCCGCCACCACCGCGGTGAGCTCGGGCGCCGTCGCCACGAGGGAGGTCGGCACGATCGCCTCGTGCAGGGGGTCGAAGTCCTGGACGTGCGCAGGCCCGACGAGCACGACCTCGGTGGGCAACGCCTGGGGATCCTCGGGATCGGAGATCTGCACGCTCACGTGCGCCGTTCCGTCGTCCCAGACCAGGCCCTCGTGCCCCACGACGATCCGGCCCTCGGCCAGCGCCTCGGCGGCCGCCCGGCCCTCGTCGCCGAGCCCGAACTGCGCCAGGGCGGTGCCGTCGTCCACGATCACCGAGGTCGCGCCCGGCGCCCACCACGTCGACGTCGTCCCCGGGCCACCCTGGCAGCGCGGGTCGTCCATCAGCGCCTCCCACTCCGCCTGCGTGGTCGTCTCGTCCGCCGGGCACGCCCGGTCCGGCCGGAGCTCGGCGGTCGCCCACGGCGGGACCCTCTCGACGGCGCCGACGACGCCGAGGACGTGGACCGTCGCGCTGCCGGCGACGGGAACCACCTGCTCCACGCGGTCGACGGCGGCGGCCATCACCGCCTCCGCCTCGGCCGGGTCGACCTGCGCCCCCTCGTCCGCGGGGAGGAAGGGCATCCGGACGATCGCCGTGCCGACCCCCACCGCGGGGCGCCAGGCCGCCTCCTGCACCGCCTCCTCCGTCGACACGTAGCTGCCGGCCGCCACGAGCGCCGCCGTCGCCGCGAGCACCGAGGCGACGGCCGGCGTCGTGCGCGAGCGCTGCCGGACGGCGTCGCGCACCGCGAACCGGCCCGCCACCCCGAGCCTCGGCGCGAGCCGGGCGACGAGCGAGACGATGCCGCCGGCGGCGAGCACGACGCCGAGCTCGAGCACGACGATCCCGCTCACCAGCAGCCCGGTCGAGCGGATCGCCGTCCCGACCGCCGCGCCGGCCAGGCCGAGGACCGCGAGCGCGATCCCGATCCAGGGGGTCCGGCGTCGGGGCGAGGCGTCGGCGCGACGGCCGGCGAGCGCCGCCGGGACGTCCAGCCGGGCGGCCGAGCGCGCCGGCATCCAGGAGGAGAGCGCGGCGAGCGCGACGGCGAACACCACGGCCGCGGGCGGGAGCCACCAGGGCACGAGGAACGCCTGGAGGGGGTACGGGTCGTCGCGACGGGCGAACCAGACCACCGTGATCGCGGCGATCCCGACCAGCACGCCGACGACACCGGCCACGAGCCCCGCGACGATTCCCGTGGACAGCACGATCCGCCGCGTGTCGCGGGGGCTGCCACCGGCCGCCCCCACGAGCGCGAGCGTGCGGGTCGACCGTCGGGCCCCGACGGCGAACGCCGGGCCGACGAGCAGGACCGCCTCGATACCCACGATGGCCGCCACGGCCGCCCCGATCCCGATGGTGGACGCCGCGACGGTGGTGGGTGGCCCGAACCGCTCGCGAAACGCTGCGTCGCCGTCGGCGGGCGGGTTCGTCGCGACGTCGCGGCTGGTCACCTCGGCACCGAGACCGTTCAGCGCGACCACGTCGTCCCAGGTCACGGGGTTCTCCCCCAGCACGAACCAGCCCGACGGCGCGAGGTGCGGGGCCCCGGGGAGCGTCAGCAGCTGGGCGTAGGGCCGGCGGCCCTCGGCGAGGACGCCGACCACCTGGAGGTCGTCGGCACCGACGGCGAGCGTGTCGCCGACACCGAGGCCGAGGCGGTCGGCCACGTGGGGCGAGATCGCCGCCTCGCCGTCCGCACCGGGCAGCCGTCCCTCGGCCGCGGCGTAGATCTCGCCGATCGCCGCCGGCTCGAGCGCCTCGACCACCTGGAAGGAGAGCGTCCGATCGTTCGCCTCGAGCGTGGCCGATCCGGTCCAGGCGGGGGCGACGTCGGCCGGCGCCACTCCCAGGGCCTCCCGGATCGCCTCGGTCGTGGGGGCGTGGTCCCGAGCCCCTCCGACCCCAGCCCCGAGCCGTCCGGCATCTGGTAGACCGTGCAGCCCCCGCAGCCGGAGTCGCGGACGAACGCCTGCGCCGTCGGACCGAGGACCAGCTCCGCCCGCGTCAGCGGAGTCCCGCGCTCGGAGAACCCGAAGCTCACGAGGAACACCACGGCCGCGACCGGGAGCCCGATCATCGCGAGCACGATCGTGGACCGTCCCCGGTGGCGCCGGGCGTCGCGCGCGGCCAGCCGCAGCGCCGCTCGCCACCGCGCCAGCCAGGGACCGAGGCCGCGGCGAGCTCCGCCCCGATGGGTGCCGGGCGCGTCGGGGTCCTCGGGCGGCGCTGTCGGCCGGGTCGCCGTCGTCGTCATGGTCCCGCCCCGTCAGTCGTCGAGGTCGTCGGTCGCGCGGCCGCGCCCCGCGCCGACGAGGAGATCCGTCGGGCAGTCGTCGCGGTCGCCGTCGATCACGACGCCGTCGCGCAGGTAGATCGTGCGGTCGGCCCAGGCGGCGAACCGCGGGTCGTGGGTGACGAGCAGCCCGGCGGCACCGGCGTCGACGCGCTGCCGGAGCACGCGCATCACCGCCTCGCCGGTGTGGGAGTCCAGGGCGCCGGTCGGCTCGTCCGCGAGCACCAGGCGCCGCGGCCCCACCAGCGCGCGGGCGATCGCCACGCGCTGCTGCTGCCCGCCCGACATCTCCTCGGGGAAGCGGTCGGCCAGCTCCAGGACGCCGACCTCCGCCAGCGCCGCGCGCGCCTCGGCCCTGGCCTCCCTCGCGCCCACGCCGTCCAGCTCGCGGGGCAGCGACACGTTCTCCGCGGCCGTCAGGGCCGGGATGAGGTTGAGGTCCTGGAAGACGTACCCGACCCGGCGACGGCGGAGCGCGGCCCGGCCCGCCGCGTCCAGGTGGGAGATCAGGTCCTTGCCCAGCTGGACCTCGCCCGAGGAGGGGGTGTCGAGCCCGCCGGCGAGGTTGAGCAGCGTCGACTTGCCCGAGCCGGACGGCCCCATGACGGCGACGAGCTCGCCGAGCCGCACCTGCAGGTCCGCCTCCCGGAGGGCGACCACGCGGCGCTCCCCCTCCCCGTGGACGCGCGTGACCGCCGTGAGCTCCAGCATGACCGGGGCGGCATCCGGGACGGTGCCCGACGGCGGACCGGCCGCCCGACGACCGGTCACGGTCGCTCCCCCGCCGTCGGGGCAGCGCCGGAGCGGCGGGCCGAGCGGGACGCGAGCTCGGCCTCGGGGCCGGCTCCGCCGTCGTCGTCCTCCTCCGCCGCGGGCGGGGGCGGGGTGAAGCGCCCGACCGACGCCTCGACGTGGTCGAGCCAGCGGACCTCGGCCTCGGCGGCGAAGACGAGGTTGTCGAGCACGAGGGTCCAGGCGAGATCCTCGCGCGTGCTCGGGTCCTGGGGCTGACGCGCCTTGAGCCGGGTGTAGTCCCGCAGCGCCCGCATCGACTCGATCCGCTGCGTGTGGACGACGGCGGGGACGTCGACGTCGGGGGACGCGGCCGCGAGCGCGAGCTTGATGACGAGCTCGTCGCGTCCCGGCACCGACCGGTCGACCGGACGGGTCCACCAGACCTCGGCCTCGTCGTAGCCGGCGGGGGTGAGTCGGTACGGCTCCGCCTCCCCGGCCCCGTAGTCGAGGGGCACGAGCTCGACGACGCCGTCGCGGACCAGCCGCTGGATCGTGGTGTAGACCTGCCCGATGTTGAGGGGCCAGGTGCCACCCGTGCGGGCGTCGAACTCCTTGCGCAGCTCGTACACGCCCATGGGTCGTTCGGCGAGCAGAGCTACCAGGCCGTGGCGGACGGTCATCGTCGACTCCTAGTTTCCGGGTAACCCGAAGGTTACCCGGAAACCGGCGGACCGCAAGGGCCGATCGACGTGTGTCAGAGCGAGACGCCCACGAGCACCGGTTCGGGCTCGAGCACGACGCCGAACGCGGACCTCACGCCGTCGCGCACCTCGCGGGCCAGCGACAGGAGGTCCTCCGCGCGGGCGTCCCCGCGGTTGGTGAGCGCGAGGGAGTGCTTGGTGGACAGCGACGCGGCACCCGGCAGGCCGTGGCCACGCTCGAAGCCGGCGTGCGAGATCAGCCAGGCGGCCGAGGACTTCACGGTGCCCGCATCGTCGCCGAGCGGGAACCGCGGCGCGTCCTGCGGCAGCGCCGCGGACTCGTCGGGCGTCAGCAGCGGGTTGGTGAAGAAGGACCCGGCGCTCCACGTGTCGTGGTCGGCGGCGTCCAGCACCATGCCCTTGCCCCTGCGCAGCCCGAGGACGGTCTCGCGGACGAGGGCGGCGGGGACCCGCTCCCCCACCTCCACCCCGAGCGTGCGCGCGAGCTCGGCGTAGCGCACGGGCGCGGAGAGGGTCGCGTGCGGGATCTGCAGACCGACCTCGAGGACGACCCAGCGCGGCGTCGGACCCCAGGCACGGCCGTCGGCGTCACCCGCGAACGACCGCTTGAGCAGCGACGTGCGGTAGCCGAGACCCAGCTCGGAGCGGGCGAAGGTCTTGATGCGCCCGGTGCCGCGGTCCCACGTGCGCACGAACGCCAGGACGTCGCCGACCTCCTGGCCGTAGGCGCCGACGTTCTGGACCGGCGTCGCGCCCACGCTGCCCGGGATGCCCGAGAGCGCCTCGATGCCGGACCAGCCCTCCTCGACGGCGCGGGCCACGAGGTCGTCCCAGCCCTCGCCCGCGGGCACCACGACGTCGGCGCCGCTGCAGGCCGAGGACTCGCGCACCTCCAGGCCGCGGCGGACGTCACGCACGACGACGCCGTCGAACGCCTCGTCCGAGGCGAGCACGTTGGAGCCGCCACCCAGCACCAGGAGCGGCGTGCCGCTCTCGTCCGCCTCGGTCACGGCGGCGAGCAGCTCCGCCTCGCTGGTGGCCTCGCGGTAGTCACGAACGGTCCCGCCCACGCGGAGCGTGGTGAGGTCGGCGAGGGAGCGGGCGGCGGCGGGGCTGGCGGTCACGCCCCGAGCCTACGGGGCGTCGTGACGCCGGGCGGTGACCGCGCTCGGGCCCACCAGCCACGATCGAATCGATTCGCGGCGCGACCTCTGCACTAGGGTGAGGCATCCAGCGGGGCCCCACGACGGGCCACCCCACCGTGGCCCGATCCCAGGCGAAGGAGTGCGTGTGACGCGGAACGGACGAGCGACGCTCTCCGACGTCGCGCGCCTGGCAGGCGTCTCGGCCTCGACGGCGTCGCTGACCTTCTCCGGCTCGGGTCCCGTCTCCCTCGCCACCCGCGAGCGCGTGCTCGCCGCGGCCGCCGAGCTCGGCTACTCGGGCCCCGACCCGCTGGCGCGCTCCCTGCGCCGCGGCGAGAGCGGCGTCGTCGGCGTCATCACGAACGAGCTGGCCTCGAGCTTCCGGGACCCCGTCGCGCTGCGCACCCTCGACGGTCTGGCCGACGCGCTCGGCGCGCACGACCTCGGCATGCTGCTCATCCGCGCGACCGACGAGGGCGAGGGCGCCGACCTCATCCGCCGCGCGGCCATGGACGCCGCGGTGTTCCTCCGCCCGCTGGGCCCCCACGAGGGCGTGGTCGAGCTCCTGCGGGGCCGCGGCATCGCCGTCGTGCTCCTCGAGTCGATCGCGGAGGGGGCGGCGTCGGTGAAGATCGCCGACGCGGACGGCATGGCCGAGCTCGCCGCCCGCGTGCGCGATCTCGGGCACACACGCGTCGCCGTCGTCTCGCTGCCCTGGGCCCCTGGCGTCCCGCCGGGCCTGCGCGAGGACACCGAGCCCGATCCCGACTCCTTCCCCTTCACGCTCGCGCGCCTCACGGGCATCCGTTCGGCCGGGGTCGTGCCGACGCAGATCTACGTCAGCGCCGGCTCGCTGGTCGAGGAGGGGTTCGAGGCCGCCAAGGTGCTGCTCGCCCAGCCCGAGCGCCCGACGGCGATCATGGCCTGCTCCGACCTGCTGGCCGCCGGCGTGCTGCTCGCAGCCAGGGAGCTGGGCCTCGCGGTGCCGGGCGACCTGTCGATCACCGGGTTCGACGGCGTGGACCTGCCGTGGCTGGCCCCCGACGTCATCGACTCGGTCGAGCAGCCCGCCAGCCGCAAGGGCCAGCTGGGCGGCGAGGCCGCCGTCGCGATGATGGCGGGCGGCGAGCCGACGTCGATCGAGCTCGAGGTGTGGCAGCGGCCGGGGACGACGCTGGGCCCGGTGCCGCAGGAGGTCTGACCTCCGGCCGTCAGGCGTGGGACGCCGTGAGGAGTGGTCGGGCCGGTGCGGTCAGACGCGGACGAGCGCCTGGGCCTTGGCCAGCACGGTGACCCCGAGCGC
This window harbors:
- a CDS encoding phosphotransferase, with protein sequence MTRTARTTTAPAAGLLCGPGAEDLVRAAIGLTPEVELAVRVDRVQHRTDGTSVGYDVTYDASGAVSDYLVASTAPLALAAGGVALLQDGELDVAVWRHPGDPALPGLAAACDVAAVAAWLPGTTGLEVVTYRPLRRAVVRATGVDGVTGYLKVVRPAVADRLVRQHVGTAALGSPRVTARPAPGVLVLAEVPGATLAEAIADGRRAPDLDEIVALLDRMDPACASLGSTTSFAQDLPAQLLALTGVLDGDVAVRLRRLADAVVARIARTARRWPVVPTHGDLHAANLVVRPGPTAELAGVLDVDRVGGGHRVDDLACLFAHASVAATSTDGSAAADVAAQRARTAVERWWAQARRTDAGDAAALAARTAAVVLALVGVVAPERVTALLDLAGAWCARASLPTVPLPRSVASGNPTTITTKEMS
- a CDS encoding adenosine deaminase produces the protein MRDLAALPKAHLHLHFTGSMRPATLAELAAEQGRRVPAALLDGVADVPADVRGWFRFQRLYEAARAVVRTEGAMRRVLREAVEDDAAEGSRRLEIQVDPTSYAPHVGGLVPALEIVLDEARLAQEATGVSVGVVVASSRMRHPFEARTLARLAARYAGDGPGEVVAFGLSNDERRGETADFAPAFAIAARAGLPGVPHGGELLGPDHVRDVVEHLHPRRLGHGVRAAEDPALLAELAEAGIACEVCPASNVSLGVFRESRHVPLTALLEAGVPVALGADDPLLFGTRLLAQYAAARAVHELDDDALATLARDSIGASLAPERDRRTWLAEVDAWQAARD
- a CDS encoding FtsX-like permease family protein, whose protein sequence is MAPADVAPAWTGSATLEANDRTLSFQVVEALEPAAIGEIYAAAEGRLPGADGEAAISPHVADRLGLGVGDTLAVGADDLQVVGVLAEGRRPYAQLLTLPGAPHLAPSGWFVLGENPVTWDDVVALNGLGAEVTSRDVATNPPADGDAAFRERFGPPTTVAASTIGIGAAVAAIVGIEAVLLVGPAFAVGARRSTRTLALVGAAGGSPRDTRRIVLSTGIVAGLVAGVVGVLVGIAAITVVWFARRDDPYPLQAFLVPWWLPPAAVVFAVALAALSSWMPARSAARLDVPAALAGRRADASPRRRTPWIGIALAVLGLAGAAVGTAIRSTGLLVSGIVVLELGVVLAAGGIVSLVARLAPRLGVAGRFAVRDAVRQRSRTTPAVASVLAATAALVAAGSYVSTEEAVQEAAWRPAVGVGTAIVRMPFLPADEGAQVDPAEAEAVMAAAVDRVEQVVPVAGSATVHVLGVVGAVERVPPWATAELRPDRACPADETTTQAEWEALMDDPRCQGGPGTTSTWWAPGATSVIVDDGTALAQFGLGDEGRAAAEALAEGRIVVGHEGLVWDDGTAHVSVQISDPEDPQALPTEVVLVGPAHVQDFDPLHEAIVPTSLVATAPELTAVVAGGVVRVDAPYDRGWADRVTGSAGAGSLEVQEPYRGRSQILLLLLVAVAAVVTLGATWLSVGLAAAETRADLATLAAVGAPARVRRSVAGAQAAVIAVTGVGLGVVLGLLLGWILARWTLTDPYGWAAGRALAYGVQVPVTVPWLWVAGIAVVVPVLAVAGAWLTAPSRLPLVRRLAQ
- a CDS encoding ABC transporter ATP-binding protein, with the translated sequence MLELTAVTRVHGEGERRVVALREADLQVRLGELVAVMGPSGSGKSTLLNLAGGLDTPSSGEVQLGKDLISHLDAAGRAALRRRRVGYVFQDLNLIPALTAAENVSLPRELDGVGAREARAEARAALAEVGVLELADRFPEEMSGGQQQRVAIARALVGPRRLVLADEPTGALDSHTGEAVMRVLRQRVDAGAAGLLVTHDPRFAAWADRTIYLRDGVVIDGDRDDCPTDLLVGAGRGRATDDLDD
- a CDS encoding PadR family transcriptional regulator, whose translation is MTVRHGLVALLAERPMGVYELRKEFDARTGGTWPLNIGQVYTTIQRLVRDGVVELVPLDYGAGEAEPYRLTPAGYDEAEVWWTRPVDRSVPGRDELVIKLALAAASPDVDVPAVVHTQRIESMRALRDYTRLKARQPQDPSTREDLAWTLVLDNLVFAAEAEVRWLDHVEASVGRFTPPPPAAEEDDDGGAGPEAELASRSARRSGAAPTAGERP
- a CDS encoding UDP-N-acetylmuramate dehydrogenase, whose translation is MTASPAAARSLADLTTLRVGGTVRDYREATSEAELLAAVTEADESGTPLLVLGGGSNVLASDEAFDGVVVRDVRRGLEVRESSACSGADVVVPAGEGWDDLVARAVEEGWSGIEALSGIPGSVGATPVQNVGAYGQEVGDVLAFVRTWDRGTGRIKTFARSELGLGYRTSLLKRSFAGDADGRAWGPTPRWVVLEVGLQIPHATLSAPVRYAELARTLGVEVGERVPAALVRETVLGLRRGKGMVLDAADHDTWSAGSFFTNPLLTPDESAALPQDAPRFPLGDDAGTVKSSAAWLISHAGFERGHGLPGAASLSTKHSLALTNRGDARAEDLLSLAREVRDGVRSAFGVVLEPEPVLVGVSL
- a CDS encoding LacI family DNA-binding transcriptional regulator, with amino-acid sequence MTRNGRATLSDVARLAGVSASTASLTFSGSGPVSLATRERVLAAAAELGYSGPDPLARSLRRGESGVVGVITNELASSFRDPVALRTLDGLADALGAHDLGMLLIRATDEGEGADLIRRAAMDAAVFLRPLGPHEGVVELLRGRGIAVVLLESIAEGAASVKIADADGMAELAARVRDLGHTRVAVVSLPWAPGVPPGLREDTEPDPDSFPFTLARLTGIRSAGVVPTQIYVSAGSLVEEGFEAAKVLLAQPERPTAIMACSDLLAAGVLLAARELGLAVPGDLSITGFDGVDLPWLAPDVIDSVEQPASRKGQLGGEAAVAMMAGGEPTSIELEVWQRPGTTLGPVPQEV